A stretch of DNA from Dehalococcoidia bacterium:
GCGCCATCCAGGGGACCGGCGCCGCGGCATACGAGGTCTACCGGACGGCTCCGAGCGGCGACCTGGCGAAGGTGCGCATCGTGGCGCTGGCTGCAGACGGCGAAAAGCGGGGCGAAATCCGCATGCTCGTCGGCCGCCGGACGTACGACCAGTACTTCACAGAGGACCCGATCTTCCGTCACATCGAGGAGCACGCGGCCACGGCCTAGGCGCGTCCCATCCCCCATTCGATGGCGTTGCGGAGGAGCGTCACGAAGGCCGGTTGCTCCCAGGTGACTCGCAGCACCGGCGGTGTCTTGCCTTCGGGGTCGACGCTGCTATCGACGAAGGGCTGGCTGTTGGTGTCCGGCGTGTGGCAATGGCCCAGCGCGATGTAGGTGACGCCGCCGTCGCCGAGGTCGCGAGAGAAGCCGAGCACCCGCGTCTTGCCGTCGGGCTGTAGCGCCGTATCTTCGTCGTACAGGAAACCGAAGCCGGGCGGCGACGAGTCCGGCCCCAGCTCCGCGGTCAGCAGCAGGCGCGTCGAACCCGGGTCTTGCAGCTCGATCATGTAAGGCTCGTCCACGGTCTCGAAGGACTCAGGCAGGTCCCTGGTGAGAATGCCGTCGCGTCCGGCGACGTCGACGCGGAAGCGGCGGACCGGCGGGTGGTTGATGAAGAACCCGCCGAGCGTCTCATGGTGAGAGGTCTTGACCATGCGCCGCCGCCGCCCTTCGCCGGTACGGACGGCGCGGCCGCCGGCGGTACCGTGCAGCGCCAGCCAGCGCCCGCCCGCGGCAATCCACTGCTTGAGGAAGCGATTTTGCTCCTCGTCGGGATAGGGCCCGGCGACGTAGGTGATCAGCAGCCGGCTGACGTCCAGCCATTTGCCGATCTCGTGGAAGTCGTTGCCCACACTGGCCCGGACCTCCGCGTCGCGCAGGAGCTCCAGGATCCGCAGGCGGGCGTAATCGTGGTCGTGGCCGGCGGAGGCGCCCGGCGGGAAGCCACCGGTGATCACGTGGGCTCGGGAGGGAAGGGCCATCGTCTCACCTCGGTCGTTCTCGGTGCGGGCATGATAGCGGAGGCCAGCGTGGAGCGCTGAGGGCGAGAGGCGGGGAATGCGGAGCCGCCGCCCCGCCAGCGGCCATGGCGAGCAGCCCGCTGCCTGCGGCAATCCACCCGGAAACTCTGCGCTCTGTACTAGAATGGGCCACCATGTTCACGCGGGTAGACCACATCGGCATCGTCGCACCGTCCTGGGACGTGGCGCGCGGGCTCTTGCTGGACCAGTTCGGCCTGGCGATCAATGAGGACCGGACATCGCTGCCGGACGGCAACTACTACCGGCCCGGGAACACGCGCATCTTCTTCGTGAAGACGCCGCTGGGCGAAACGGACGTGGAGGTGCTGATCCCGCTGGACGACACAAGCGGCATCGCGCGGTACCTGGCGCGGCGTGGCCCCGGCCTCCACCACCTCTGCTACGCCTCCGACGACCCGAGAGAAGACGCGCGCCGGCTGCGCGAGCTGGGCCTGGAGCAGATCATGGAGAGCGGGGACGTGGGGCCGGAGAGCGCGCCCTTCTTTCACCCGCGCACCGCCCTCGGCATACTCACCGAGATCGTGCGGGACCGGCGGCTGCCGCGGACAGGATGAGAGGGCCGCGCCGCCGGCCGGGTGACTAGGGGCTAGCAAGGAGTAGAGGTGACAGCGCAGAGACCGAAACCAATCCCGCAGTGGACACCTGAGACGCAGCCCTTCTGGGAGGCCTGCAAACGCCACGAGCTAATGATCCAGCGCTGCCAGGACTGTTCCCGCTTCTACTTCTATCCCAGGCCGTACTGCCCCCACTGCTTGTCCGACCGGACGGAGTGGACGCGGGTCTCCGGCCGCGGGACCCTGCACACCTACGTCATCAACCACCGGCCGGCGCCCGGATTCGAAGCCGAGGCGCCGTACGTGATAGCCATCGTCAAGCTGGCGGAAGGGCCCCACCTGATGTCGAATGTCGTCGGGGTGGAGCCAAAGCCGGAGAACCTCCCCGTCGGCCTCGAACTGGAGGTCGTGTTTGACGACGTGAACGACCAGGTGGCCATCCCGAAGTTCCGGCCAGCGAGGAGCTAGAGATGCCTACGGACCTGCGACATAAGGTTGCGATCATCGGGGCGGCCGAAACGGACGAACTCGGCGTGATCCCGAACATGTCGGCGTTGCAACTGGCAGCGAACGCGGCCCGGAACGCCATCCTGGACGCCGGCCTGACCAAGGACCAGATCGACGGGGTCGCGTCGGCCAGCGCGTCGCCCGTCGCGCTCGCGGACTATCTCGGTATTGTGCCCTCCTACATCGACGGCACGTCGGTGGGCGGGTCGTCATACATGATCCACGTGGCGCACGCCGTGGCGGCGCTGGAGGCTGGTTACTGCAACTATGTGCTCATCGCCCACGGCGAGAGCGGCCGGTCGCGCGTCGGCGTCGGCGGCTTTGGCGGCGGCGGCGGCGCCAACATGGCGGCGCAGTTCGAGGCGATCTACGGCGCTTTCGGCCCGCCCTCGACCTTCACCGTGCCGATAGTCGCGCACATGCACAAATACGGCACTACCGAGGAGCAGCTGGCGTCCGTTGCGGTGGCGACGCGGGCATGGGCGGTGAAGAACAGGCGCGCCATGATGCGCGAGCCGATTACGGTCGAGGATGTCCTGAACTCGCGCATGATCGCCTGGCCGGTGCGGCTCCTGATGTGCTGCCTGGTGACCGACGGCGGCGGAGCCCTGGTCCTGACTACGGCGGACAGGGCACGGGACGCGCGCAAGAAGCCGGTATACGTGCTGGGCACGGGCGAGGGCGCCGAAAACGTGATGATCAGTTCGATGCGCGATTTTACGGAGTCGCAGGCCTTCGCGAAGTCAGCGGAGCGGGCCTTCCGGCTGTCCGGCATAGAGCGCAAGGACGTCGACCATCTCATGCTGTACGACGCCTTCGTCCATACTCCGATGTACGCGCTGGAGTCCCTGGGCTTCGTCAAGCCCGGCGAGAGCGGCCCGTTCTTCGCGGAGATGCGGTCGGCGCCGGGAGGCGACCTGCCGATTAACACCAACGGCGGCGGTCTCTCCTACACTCACACGGGCATGTACGGCATGTTCGCGCTCCAGGAGAGCGTGCGGCAGCTCCGCGGCGAGGCAGACGCGCAGCTGGACGACGTCGAGATCAGCATCGCGCACGGGCCCGCGGGCTTCTTCGCCGCCGCAGGCACGGTGGTGATGACGAACCAGTAGGGGTCGCGGGAGGTACTCCCGGCGCCTCGAGCCAAGGGCGGGCGCCGCGCTTACCCTGCTTTCGGACTGGCCGGGGCGGCCGCGGTCCCGCTGCTGCCCGGCACCCGGCGCTCGATCCTGAGGCCGCCCATGACGGTGGTCGCCTTGATGCGCAGCTCCGGGCCGCTGGCGTCCTGCGGCTCGGGCGATGGCTGGGCGCCGCCAAGGATGTTCCTGTGGGCGAGCGTGACCGGCCAGGTGGCGGGCACGATGACCACGGTGCCGCCCATCAGGGTCACGACGCTCAGGTCGGCGCCGCCAGCGGCCAGCGTGGCGTCCCGCAGGTCGAGCACCAGGCCGCCGAAGCACCAGGCGATGGAGCCGCCGCGGAACGCGGCCGCCGTGCTCCGCATCACAAGGCCGTCGCCGAGCGACACGAAGCGGACTTCGTTCGCGTCCGCCGGCGCCCTGGTCAGACCCGCTGTCTCGAGCGCCCAGCGCACGAGGACAAGGGGGCCGCCGACAAGCGCATGGAGAAGGAGGACCCGGGCCAGGAAGCTGAGGACGCGCTTCATGGCCAGACTATAACGCCAGGGGGACGGCTGACAGGCCGGGGTGGCTGGCGGGCGGAACCGGGTGGAGTGCTCAGGCGTTGGATGCGCGCGCCGCCTGAATGCTCCGGCCTTGCGACAGCCATTCGTAGAAGCGCTCGACGAGCACCGCGGGCGCGGTCTTGCGCGGCGCGAATAGCCAGGGCCGTTGCTCGTAGGCAGAGACGGGAAGGGCCTCGCCGCCGGCGTCGGCTACGCACTTCGCCAACTCGGCGGCAGACATCCTCGACTTGCGCATGAGGTAGAAGACGGGATGGAAGTAGCCCATTTGCGGGCCGAAGATCATCTCGAAGTCCTCGCGGGCGTCGGAGGCGTAGTGGCGCTCCTGTATTATCCGCGCCAACTCGCTTTCTCCGATGTCGACCAGCAGCCACCACTCACCGGAGTCGAGCCGGGAGAGTATGAGCTGGCGGATGTCTTCTTCGTCCAGGGCCATGCGGGGACCTCCAGGAGGGCATTCCTTCTCTTTCAGTGTAATCGGCGCGTGTTTCGCCTATGTTAAGTTTCCGCCACGTCCCGGCGCCCGTACCTCTTCGGGAGCCTCGCGCCGAGCAACGGCGTCGGCCTCAAGGCTTCTGTCCCTGAGGCGGCGCTTTTGCGCTGCCGATGCCAGGCAGGCTTCCTCGAGCGAGTCCAGGCGCCTTGCGGGCCGGAGCCCTCTCGCCGCGGTCAAGTGCTGTGCCAGCGGTACTCCTGCGGCTTGCGTCCGGCCCGCGGATGGATGACGACGTTCACCAGCGATGGGCCTTCGACGGCCATGGCCTGCTTGAGGGCTGGCATCAGCTTGTCCGGCGAGTCGGCGTAGAAGCCGGCGCCCCCGAAAGCCTCGATCACCTTTTCGTAGTGCGCGTCCCAGGACAACATCGATGGCGGCGGCTGGCGGTCCGGCCGTGGCCCCTCGATGAAGCCGCCGCCGATGCCGCCGTTGTTCATGACGATGAAGGTGATCGGCAGCTTGTGGCGGCAGGCCGTCTCGACCTCCATGCCGCTGAACCCGAAGGCGGAGTCGCCCTGGAGGTCGACTATGCGCTTGCCGGGGTTCGTAACGGCAGCGGCGATCGCGAAGCCGAGGCCGACGCCCATGGTGCCGTAGGAGCCGGCGTCGAGGCGGCGGCGCGGCTCGTCATGGTCGAGGACCGAACGGCTGATGTCCATGGTGTTCGCGCCCTCTGCGACGAGAATGGCGTCATCGGGCATGGCGTCGCGGATGTCGCGCAGGGCGCGGTAGTAGTTCATGGGCGTGGAGTCGTCGTTCATCATCGACTCGATCTCGAGGCGGTTCTCGCGCACGCGGCGCTCCAGGCTAGTGCGCCACGTGGTCTCCGGCGGGTACTGCCACGGGTCTTCCTCCAGGGCAGCGTTCAGCTGCCGCAGCACGGCCTTGCCGTCGCCGACCAGAGCGGCGGCCGCCGGCACGTTGGTGCCGATCTCCTCGGCGCTGACGTCCAGCTGGACCACCTTTACGTCTGGCCGGAAGCGCGGCGGCAGGCCGAAGTGCAGGATCCAGTTGAGCCTGGCGCCCAGGAGCACGACGGCGTCCGCGTTCTGCAGGGCGTAGGTCCTGGCGCCGGCGACCGAGAGGGGGTGGCTGTCCGGCACGACGCCCTTGGCCATGGGGGTCGGCAGGAAGGGCACCTGCGTCCGTTCGACGAACTCGCGCACCTCGGCCTCGGCCCGAGCCCAGGCCATGCCCTTGCCGACGATGATGAGCGGCTGCTCCGCCTTCTTGAGCACCGCCAGGGCCGCGGCCACGTCCTGTTCGTTGGCCTGGGGCCGCGGCGGCGGGCCGACGGTCGCGGCCGGCGTCACGGACTCCTCCTCGACCTCGCCCAGGATGATGTCGTCCGGCATATCGAGGTAGGCGGCGCCGGGCCTTCCGTAGAGCGAGGTGCGCACGGCCTGTTCTACGTAAAAGGGAATGCGGTCGACGCGCTCGACGGCATGGACGTACTTGGCATAGGGCTTTGCGGCCGCGACCTGGTCCTCCTCCTGGAAGGCGCCCATGCCGTTGTGGTGAGTCTCGCTGGCGCCGCCGATGAGGATCATGGGCCAGTTGTTGGCTTTGGCGTTCGCCAGGCCGGCGAGGGCGTGGATGACGCCCGGGCCCGAGACGACGAGACAGGCCTGGGGCCGGCCGGTGAGGTAGCTCGCGGCCTGGGCGGCGTAGGAGGCGGCCTGCTCGTTACGCATGCCGATGTAGCGGATGCCCTCCCGCTGGGCGGCGTTACCAACGGGCTGCACGGGAAAGCCGACGATGCCAAACATGTAGTCGACGCCCTGCTGCTTCAGGCTGCGGGCCAGCAGCGTCGCGCCATTGATCGTGCCCATGTACGTGTCTCCTCCGTGGCGTAGCTTCAGCGGGCCTTAAGAATACGCAAAGCGCTGCAGCGCTCAACCCCCGGCGCCTGCTGGCGCCTGCCGAGCGCGCCCCTTACAGTCCGGTCCGTGAGAAGACGGTTGCGGTGCTGACCTTGCGCGCGGCCGACGTCAGGAAGCCTTCGGTGAAAAGCCGCTAAGCGGGCGGGCCGCCAATAACGCACTTCTCGCGCAGGTCCTGCAGGTCCGCTTCCGTCAGGCCAAGCTCCTGCGTTAGCACCTCTGCGGAGTGCTCGCCGAGCAGCGGCGGGCGCACCAGGGGCACCTCCGACTCCGGCAGGCGCAGCGGCGAGCGCATGAGCAGGACCTCGCCCGCCTCGGGGTGGTCTACCTTCTGGAAGAAGCCGCGGGCGTGCAGGTGAGGGTCGCTGAAGACGTCGACGGTGTCGTAGATGGCGCTGACGGGGACGTCCGCGGCTGCCAGCTCGTGCATGGCCTCGAATTTCGAGCGCGCCATCGTCCACTCCTCGATCTCGGTCCGGAGCAGGCGCGCGTTCTCCATTCGCGAGCGGCCGGTGGCGAAACGCGGGTCGTCGGCAAGGTGAGGCTTGCCGATGGCCACGCAAAGCGCGTCCCACATGCGCGTGGTGGCGACGTGGATGTAGATGTAGTCGTTCGGCCCGCCGGGGGCGCAAGGGTACATGCCCGTGGGCGCGCCGCCGGCGCTGCCGCGACGCTGGGCCGGCCGGCCGCTGTTCCATTCGGTCACGGGCCTCGTCTTCATGAAGGTGAGCGTCGCCTCTTGCATGGACATGTCGATGAGCTGGCCGACGCCCTCGCGTTGCTGCTGGACGAAGGCGGCTGTAATCGCCAGCGCCATCTGGGCGCCCGTGCCTGAGTCGGCAAGAGTTGCGCCCGGCTGGGTCGGCGGTCCGTCGGCCTCGCCGGTCACCGAGAAGATGCCGGCAGCCGCCTGGGCGAGAGGGTCGAAGACCTTGTAGTCGGCATAGGGGCCGCTGCCGCCGAAGCCCTTGATGCGCGCGTAGATGATCGAGGGGTTGAGGCTTCTGAGCGCCTCGTAGCCGATGCCCAGCTTCTCGATCACCCCGGGACCGAAGTTCTCTACGAAGACGTTGAAGCGCGGCACGAGCCGGCAGAAGATGTCACGGCCCTCTGGCTTCGAGAGGTCGAGCACGAGGCTGCGCTTGTTGGCGTTGTAGTTCAGGAAGTACTGCGAGTCCGAGGTGCCACGACGAAAGGCGATGCGGCCCGGGTCGCCCTGCGGCGACTCAATCTTCACGACGTCAGCCCCGAGCCAGGCCAGGAACTGCGTGCACGAGGTCCCCGCCTCGTACTGAGTCATGTCCAGAACGCGCATACCGGTTAGCGCAGGCATCGATTTGGCCTCGTCATTTTGAATCTATTTGAGGGGTTGATAAGCAATGTGCGGACATTTTATCATTCGGCACCCCTCAAGACCGGAGACGTCAGATGAGCGACTACTGGGAGCGGATCATACGACAGCGGCCCAGCCGGCGTCGCCTGCTCGCCGGGGCGGGCGCGGCCGGCGCGGGGATCGCCGCGATAAGCCTCGCCGGTTGCGGCGGCGGGAGCACGGCGCGTCTTTCGTCGGGGCAGGACGAAGGCGGCGTGATCTCGAAGCCTGTCGACACGACGAAGGAGGCGAAGCCGGGCGGCGTAATCCAGACGAGGGCGACGCTGGACGTCCCCGGCTTCGACGTGCTGCAGGCGACTTCGACCAACACCTATACGCTGGTCGGCGACTTCGCTTACAGCCGGCTCCTGAAGATGAAGCCCGGGCACATGGAGCCGGCGCGCGGAGAGCCCGAGGGCGACCTGGCCCAGTCATGGGAGCTTCTCGATGGCGGCCTGACGCTGGTCGTCAAGCTCAAGCCAGAGGCGAAGTGGGACCCGCGGCCTCCGACCAACGGCCGCGCCGTCACCGCCCGGGACGTCGTATTCAGCTGGAACAAGTACGAGACGGTCGGCCGGACCAGGGCGCGCCTCGCAAACAAGGCCAACCCCGATGCCCCCGTAATGTCCGCGACCGCGATCGACGAGCGGACGGTGCAGTTCAGGCTCGCATTCCCCTTCGCGATCCTGGAACCGCTGCTGGCTTCGAACGAAGACCTCTACATCCAGCCGCAGGAAGCGGATGGCGGCTTCGACCCGAAATCGACCGTGCGCGGCTCCGGCGCCTACATGGTCACGAACTACCAGCAGTCGCTCTCGCTCTCCTATCGCAAGAACCCGAACTGGTACCGCAAGGACCTCCCCTTCGTCGACGGGTACGACATCTACATCCTGCCGGAGTACGCGGCCGCGGTGTCCCAGTTCCGGGCCGGGACGATCTTCACCAGCGTGGTGCGGCAGGAGGACGTGGTCCAGACGAAGAAGGACATCCCGGAGCTCCTGCTCAGGCTTTCGGAATCGCTAAGCACGATCTGGCGGCGGGCTCACTTCGGCTGGAACCATCCTGACAACAAGATGTTCCTGGACGAGCGCGTCCGCCGGGCGATGTCCATGTCCTGGGACCGCGACAGCTTCGACCGCATCTTCGGCAACGCCGACCAGTTCGAGGCCGAAGGGCTGCCCTTCTCCAACCGCTGGTCCTCTCACATTACGGGAGGCTGGGACGGGTGGTGGATCGACCCGAAAGACCCGAAGGAATTCGGGTCCGCCTCGAAGTGGTTCCAGCACGACATTGCCGAAGCGAAGAAGCTCCTGGCGGCTGCCGGCCACCCGAACGGCATCGACTCGGAGCTGAGCTACATCAGCGGCGCCTTCTACGGCACCGACTGGCAGAACCGCTGGGAAGTCCTCAGTGGCATGATGCGCGAGGCAGGCATCCGCCTGCGCACCAACATCACCGACTACAACACGGAGCACCTGCCCATCTACTCGATCGGAAACCTCTTCAAAGGCATCTCGGCCAGCATCGCCTCGCCGACTTCGCATCCAATCGCGCACCTCACGCAGGAGTTCGCGCGTGTAGGGGCGCCGGTGGGGAGGGGCGCGGGCGGCCAGCCCGAGCCCGGGTACGTCGAGGGCCAGCCGCTGTCGGGCATCGACCCCAAGCTGAACGAGATGGCGGCGAGGCTCCGGCGCGAGCTCGACCACAAGAAGCAGGTCGAGCAGGTAAAGGACTACCAGCGCTATCTGGGCGACAAGATGTACGACATCCCGATGCCGGGATACAGCTACACGTACAGCCTCACCTGGCCCTTCGTCATGAACCTTGGTGTCTACCGGACGTGGGTCGCGACGGCGTCCGGGCCTCAGGAGGGGTCGCTCTACCTCTGGCTCGACCGGACGCACCCGAAGTTCAAGCAACTGTAGGGCGGGCCGCGGGAAATGGAGAACACATGAAGGGCATTACCGAGCGCCTCGCGGAGTTCGCCTCGTCGCTGGAGTTCGAGGACCTGCCGTCGGATGTCGTCCTGGGCGCCAAGCGCGCCCTCCTCGACACCATCGGGGTCATGCTAGCGGGCGTGCACGAAGAGGGAAGTGACATCGTCTTCGAGTACGCGCGCTCGCTGGCGGCGTCGCCGGAGGCCACTGTCGTAGGCTCCGGGCTCCGCACCTCGGCCGCCTATGCGGCGCTCAGCAACGGCGCCTTCGGCCACGCGCTCGACTTCGATGACGTCAACGGCAGCATGCGAGGGCATCCGAGCGTCCCGCTGGCGCCGGCCGTGCTCGCCATCGCCGAGAAGTTGGGGCTTTCCGGCCAGGCGGTGCTGACAGCGTTCGCGGGCGGCTTCGAAGTCGAGTGCAAGCTCGGGCGCGCCCTGGGCCCCAGCAGCTACCGCAGAGGCTGGCACGCTACTTCCGTGCTCGGCTCTCTAGGGGCGGCCGCCGCCTGCGCGAACCTCCTCGGCCTCGGTAGCGAGCGGACGCGCCACGCCCTCGGGATCGCCGCCTCCATGGCGTCGGGGAGCCGCCAGAACTTCGGCACCATGACGAAGCCGCTGCACGCCGGCCTCGCCGCCCGCGCCGGGGTCGAGTCCGCCTTGCTGGCCGCCGGGGGCTTCACGGCCGACCCGGAGATAGTGGAAGCGCCCCTCGGCTTCGGCGCCCTGTTCTCTCCCGCGGATGACTTCCGTCCGGAGGGCCTCGGCGACTTCGGGGAGCCGTGGGACATCGTGACGCCGGGGATCAGCGTGAAGAAGTACCCCTGCTGCTACATGACCCACCGGGCGCTGGACGCCACTCTGAAGGCATCAGGCGCGCGGCCGGTGGCCGGGGACGAAGTCAGTCAAATCATCGTGCGCGTCCCGGAAGGTTCCACCTCGGCGCTGATCCACCACAGGCCCCAGACGGGCCTGGAGGGCAAGTTCAGTCTGGAGTACTGCGTCGCCGCGGCGGTTCTGGACGGCGCGGTCCGCTTTCGCTCGTTCGAGGACGAGGCCGTGAGACGGCCGGAAGCGCAGGAGCTGCTGCGGCGCGTGGAGGTGGTATACGCGCCCCGGGAGGAGCGCGGACCGCAACCGGCGGCCGTGACCGTGCGCCTGCGCGACGGCAGCGAACTGAGCGGCGAGGTGTTCGTCGAGCATGGCAGCGCGGCGGACCCGCTGTCGTGGGAGGAGCTGGAGGCGAAGTATCGCGACTGCGCATCCAGGATCCTCCGGCAGGAGCAGGTCCAGGCCTCCTATGAGATGATCAGCCGGCTCGAATCGCTCAGGCGGGTCGAGGACCTGATGATGGCGCTGGCAGTGTCCGACTAGGACACCTCGGACGGCTACGGGAGCTCAGGCAGGGCAGGAGTATCAATGGCTCAGAATGACTATGACGTGATCGTGGTGGGGGCTGGAAACGCTGCCCTCACGGCCGCATGGGCGGCGAAGCAGGAGGGGGCGAACGTCGTCGTCCTCGAGAAGGCGCCGGTCGCCCTGCGCGGCGGGAACACGCGCTTTACGACGGGCGCGGTGCGCTTCGCCTACAACTCCTTCGAAGACGTTGCGGCGCTGATGCCAGACCTCAGCCCGGCGGAGGCCGAGGCTCTCGAGGTGATCCCCTACACCAAGGACGACTTCTACAACGACCTGATGCGAGTCACAGAGGGCCTCGCCGACCCGGAGCTGAGCGAGCTGCTGGTCACGCAGTCCTATCCGACCGTGCGCTGGATGACGGATATGGGCATGCAGTGGGAATTCGGCCAGATCCGGAGGGCGATGGAGCACGGGCGCCGGGCGCGGATCAACTCCATGATCCGGTCGAAGGGCGCCGGCCTGGGCATGAGCGAGTGCCAGTTCGAGATCACCGAGCGCCTCGGCATCCCGGTGCATTACGAGGCCAAGGGCATGAAGCTGGTCACCGACGACAGCCTCAATGTGACCGGCATAAAGGTGCGCTACCCCGACGGCGTGCGTGACCTGCACGCGGCATCGATCGTGCTGGCCTGCGGCGGCTTCGAGGCGAACAAGGAGCTGCGCGTCCGCTACATGGGGCCGAAGTGGGACGAGGTGGTGGTGCGCGGCACGAAGTACAACACCGGCGAGGGGCTGATGATGGCCATCGAGCTCGGCGCGCAACCTATCGGCCAGTGGAGCTTCGGCCACACGACGCCGGTCGACGCGAACTCGCCGAAATTCGGCTCGCTGGAGCTCACGGACCACACGCGCCGGGCATCGTACATGTACGGGATCATGGTGAACGAGAACTGCGAGCGCTTCGCGGACGAGGGCGAGGACTTCATGCCCTACACCTACGCGAAGTACGGCAGCCTGGTGCAGGACCAGCCCCACCGGCTAGCTTTCCAGATCTTCGACCAGAAGGGCATCCCCCACATCGAGACCCTGTACTACGCCACCGGCGTGCCGGTGGAGGCCGACACGATCGAAGAGCTCGCCGAAGGACTGGGGCTCGACCCGGCGAAGCTCTCGAAGGTGGTGGAAGAGTACAACGCCTCTTGCGACGACTCCACGGAGTTCCGGGTCGGGGTGAAGGACGGAAAGCGCACCTACGGCCTTCAGCCTGATAAGACGAACTGGGCCCAGAAGCTGGACACCCCGCCGTACGTCGGCTACCCGGTGACCGCCGGACTGACATTCACGTACGGCGGCGTGAAGATCAACCGCCGCGGGGAGGTGGTCGACACGGAGGACAACGTGATCCCCGGCCTCTATGCCGCGGGCGAGCTCACGGGCGGCTTCTTCTACTTCAACTACCCCGGCGCCTCCGGCCTCATGCGCGGCGCCGTAACGGGGCGCATAGCCGGCACCAACGCAGCAAGGCGCGCCCTGGGGAGGGAGCCCTGGACACCTTAGTCTGCGTGAAGGCGGTCGAACGCGAACCGCCGCGAGCACGCGATGGGCCAGCGGGCCCGGCCTTCGAGCGCGCGAGCGCCGCCCC
This window harbors:
- a CDS encoding ABC transporter substrate-binding protein, with the translated sequence MSDYWERIIRQRPSRRRLLAGAGAAGAGIAAISLAGCGGGSTARLSSGQDEGGVISKPVDTTKEAKPGGVIQTRATLDVPGFDVLQATSTNTYTLVGDFAYSRLLKMKPGHMEPARGEPEGDLAQSWELLDGGLTLVVKLKPEAKWDPRPPTNGRAVTARDVVFSWNKYETVGRTRARLANKANPDAPVMSATAIDERTVQFRLAFPFAILEPLLASNEDLYIQPQEADGGFDPKSTVRGSGAYMVTNYQQSLSLSYRKNPNWYRKDLPFVDGYDIYILPEYAAAVSQFRAGTIFTSVVRQEDVVQTKKDIPELLLRLSESLSTIWRRAHFGWNHPDNKMFLDERVRRAMSMSWDRDSFDRIFGNADQFEAEGLPFSNRWSSHITGGWDGWWIDPKDPKEFGSASKWFQHDIAEAKKLLAAAGHPNGIDSELSYISGAFYGTDWQNRWEVLSGMMREAGIRLRTNITDYNTEHLPIYSIGNLFKGISASIASPTSHPIAHLTQEFARVGAPVGRGAGGQPEPGYVEGQPLSGIDPKLNEMAARLRRELDHKKQVEQVKDYQRYLGDKMYDIPMPGYSYTYSLTWPFVMNLGVYRTWVATASGPQEGSLYLWLDRTHPKFKQL
- a CDS encoding Zn-ribbon domain-containing OB-fold protein translates to MTAQRPKPIPQWTPETQPFWEACKRHELMIQRCQDCSRFYFYPRPYCPHCLSDRTEWTRVSGRGTLHTYVINHRPAPGFEAEAPYVIAIVKLAEGPHLMSNVVGVEPKPENLPVGLELEVVFDDVNDQVAIPKFRPARS
- a CDS encoding CoA transferase — encoded protein: MPALTGMRVLDMTQYEAGTSCTQFLAWLGADVVKIESPQGDPGRIAFRRGTSDSQYFLNYNANKRSLVLDLSKPEGRDIFCRLVPRFNVFVENFGPGVIEKLGIGYEALRSLNPSIIYARIKGFGGSGPYADYKVFDPLAQAAAGIFSVTGEADGPPTQPGATLADSGTGAQMALAITAAFVQQQREGVGQLIDMSMQEATLTFMKTRPVTEWNSGRPAQRRGSAGGAPTGMYPCAPGGPNDYIYIHVATTRMWDALCVAIGKPHLADDPRFATGRSRMENARLLRTEIEEWTMARSKFEAMHELAAADVPVSAIYDTVDVFSDPHLHARGFFQKVDHPEAGEVLLMRSPLRLPESEVPLVRPPLLGEHSAEVLTQELGLTEADLQDLREKCVIGGPPA
- a CDS encoding VOC family protein, with amino-acid sequence MFTRVDHIGIVAPSWDVARGLLLDQFGLAINEDRTSLPDGNYYRPGNTRIFFVKTPLGETDVEVLIPLDDTSGIARYLARRGPGLHHLCYASDDPREDARRLRELGLEQIMESGDVGPESAPFFHPRTALGILTEIVRDRRLPRTG
- a CDS encoding thiolase: MPTDLRHKVAIIGAAETDELGVIPNMSALQLAANAARNAILDAGLTKDQIDGVASASASPVALADYLGIVPSYIDGTSVGGSSYMIHVAHAVAALEAGYCNYVLIAHGESGRSRVGVGGFGGGGGANMAAQFEAIYGAFGPPSTFTVPIVAHMHKYGTTEEQLASVAVATRAWAVKNRRAMMREPITVEDVLNSRMIAWPVRLLMCCLVTDGGGALVLTTADRARDARKKPVYVLGTGEGAENVMISSMRDFTESQAFAKSAERAFRLSGIERKDVDHLMLYDAFVHTPMYALESLGFVKPGESGPFFAEMRSAPGGDLPINTNGGGLSYTHTGMYGMFALQESVRQLRGEADAQLDDVEISIAHGPAGFFAAAGTVVMTNQ
- the oxc gene encoding oxalyl-CoA decarboxylase translates to MGTINGATLLARSLKQQGVDYMFGIVGFPVQPVGNAAQREGIRYIGMRNEQAASYAAQAASYLTGRPQACLVVSGPGVIHALAGLANAKANNWPMILIGGASETHHNGMGAFQEEDQVAAAKPYAKYVHAVERVDRIPFYVEQAVRTSLYGRPGAAYLDMPDDIILGEVEEESVTPAATVGPPPRPQANEQDVAAALAVLKKAEQPLIIVGKGMAWARAEAEVREFVERTQVPFLPTPMAKGVVPDSHPLSVAGARTYALQNADAVVLLGARLNWILHFGLPPRFRPDVKVVQLDVSAEEIGTNVPAAAALVGDGKAVLRQLNAALEEDPWQYPPETTWRTSLERRVRENRLEIESMMNDDSTPMNYYRALRDIRDAMPDDAILVAEGANTMDISRSVLDHDEPRRRLDAGSYGTMGVGLGFAIAAAVTNPGKRIVDLQGDSAFGFSGMEVETACRHKLPITFIVMNNGGIGGGFIEGPRPDRQPPPSMLSWDAHYEKVIEAFGGAGFYADSPDKLMPALKQAMAVEGPSLVNVVIHPRAGRKPQEYRWHST
- a CDS encoding MmgE/PrpD family protein, with protein sequence MKGITERLAEFASSLEFEDLPSDVVLGAKRALLDTIGVMLAGVHEEGSDIVFEYARSLAASPEATVVGSGLRTSAAYAALSNGAFGHALDFDDVNGSMRGHPSVPLAPAVLAIAEKLGLSGQAVLTAFAGGFEVECKLGRALGPSSYRRGWHATSVLGSLGAAAACANLLGLGSERTRHALGIAASMASGSRQNFGTMTKPLHAGLAARAGVESALLAAGGFTADPEIVEAPLGFGALFSPADDFRPEGLGDFGEPWDIVTPGISVKKYPCCYMTHRALDATLKASGARPVAGDEVSQIIVRVPEGSTSALIHHRPQTGLEGKFSLEYCVAAAVLDGAVRFRSFEDEAVRRPEAQELLRRVEVVYAPREERGPQPAAVTVRLRDGSELSGEVFVEHGSAADPLSWEELEAKYRDCASRILRQEQVQASYEMISRLESLRRVEDLMMALAVSD
- a CDS encoding ThuA domain-containing protein, coding for MALPSRAHVITGGFPPGASAGHDHDYARLRILELLRDAEVRASVGNDFHEIGKWLDVSRLLITYVAGPYPDEEQNRFLKQWIAAGGRWLALHGTAGGRAVRTGEGRRRRMVKTSHHETLGGFFINHPPVRRFRVDVAGRDGILTRDLPESFETVDEPYMIELQDPGSTRLLLTAELGPDSSPPGFGFLYDEDTALQPDGKTRVLGFSRDLGDGGVTYIALGHCHTPDTNSQPFVDSSVDPEGKTPPVLRVTWEQPAFVTLLRNAIEWGMGRA